A genomic window from Pseudonocardia broussonetiae includes:
- a CDS encoding serine/threonine-protein kinase — translation MFGRYRLESLLGRGGMGEVHRAFDTEAERMVALKRLPARLAADEEFVARFRSECALASSLTHPHVVPVHRYGEIEGRLYLDMMLIDGQDLAAVLAEHGPLQPARAVAVVEQVAAALDAAHRLGLVHRDVKPSNVLVARSDGAAFVADFGIARAVSGGSTSQTSTGAVVGSLAYMAPERFTSGHGDHRVDVYSAGCLLYEMLTGRAPFAGEGLPAMIHAHLNSPPPRPSDVVGVPVALDHVVARALAKDPDQRYTSAGGLAVDARAALRGDLPGPAAPHPNPTAAAPRRRVRPSVAVPLAVAAVLAVLGLATTAIRTGPATDASAAPPRSAPTDSGATTSPPGAGPATRQVDAPTGGQGDGGAATAPGTASTRPPVGPPPPDAGVVVPTTIVATASRSEDRPPPPPPPPPPPPPQPPRILGQSTEVQGDLVYLSVSYSDDDGDAVGFGFRGVNGSGWGQETHSFDAPSYGRASPGQISYPFNHACTQAPSRESDIEFWIVDSGDRRDSVTVHLTCS, via the coding sequence ATGTTCGGGCGGTACCGGTTGGAGTCGCTGCTCGGGCGAGGCGGGATGGGCGAGGTCCATCGGGCGTTCGACACCGAGGCCGAGCGGATGGTCGCGCTCAAGCGGCTTCCTGCACGCTTGGCGGCCGACGAGGAGTTCGTGGCCCGCTTCCGGTCGGAGTGCGCGTTGGCCTCGAGCCTGACTCATCCGCACGTGGTTCCCGTGCACCGCTACGGGGAGATCGAGGGCCGTCTGTACCTGGACATGATGCTGATCGACGGGCAGGACCTGGCAGCCGTCCTCGCCGAGCACGGTCCCCTGCAACCGGCGCGCGCCGTTGCAGTCGTCGAACAGGTTGCCGCCGCGCTCGACGCCGCCCACCGACTCGGACTCGTGCACCGCGACGTCAAGCCGAGCAACGTGCTCGTCGCACGGTCCGACGGCGCAGCCTTCGTGGCCGATTTCGGCATCGCCCGCGCGGTGAGCGGCGGTTCGACGTCCCAGACATCGACCGGCGCCGTGGTCGGGTCATTGGCCTACATGGCTCCAGAGCGGTTCACCAGCGGCCACGGCGACCACCGCGTCGACGTGTACTCCGCGGGCTGTCTGCTCTACGAGATGCTGACCGGGCGAGCCCCTTTCGCCGGCGAGGGGTTGCCGGCGATGATCCACGCCCACCTCAACTCCCCACCGCCGCGCCCGTCCGACGTGGTCGGCGTTCCCGTCGCGCTCGACCACGTGGTCGCTCGAGCCCTGGCCAAGGATCCCGACCAGCGGTACACCTCCGCCGGCGGCCTCGCCGTCGACGCCCGGGCCGCGCTCCGCGGCGATCTGCCGGGGCCCGCGGCGCCGCACCCCAACCCGACCGCCGCCGCCCCGCGACGGCGGGTGCGCCCCTCGGTGGCCGTACCTCTCGCAGTGGCAGCCGTCCTCGCTGTCCTCGGCCTCGCCACGACCGCCATCCGCACCGGTCCGGCCACCGATGCCTCAGCCGCTCCGCCGCGATCGGCACCGACGGACTCTGGGGCGACGACGAGTCCTCCCGGCGCAGGCCCCGCCACCCGCCAGGTGGATGCCCCGACCGGTGGTCAGGGCGACGGCGGCGCGGCAACAGCACCCGGCACCGCGAGCACACGGCCACCCGTCGGGCCGCCACCGCCCGACGCCGGGGTGGTCGTTCCGACGACGATCGTTGCGACGGCCTCCAGGTCCGAGGACCGCCCGCCACCCCCACCACCACCGCCTCCGCCTCCGCCACCACAGCCGCCCCGGATCCTGGGGCAGTCGACGGAGGTCCAGGGCGATCTCGTCTACCTCTCCGTTTCCTACAGCGACGACGACGGTGATGCCGTGGGCTTCGGATTCCGCGGAGTCAACGGGTCAGGCTGGGGACAGGAGACCCATTCGTTCGACGCCCCCTCCTACGGGCGCGCCTCCCCGGGGCAGATCTCCTACCCGTTCAACCACGCCTGCACCCAGGCCCCGTCGCGCGAGTCCGACATCGAGTTCTGGATCGTCGACAGCGGAGACCGGCGCGACTCCGTCACCGTCCACCTGACCTGCTCCTGA
- the phaZ gene encoding polyhydroxyalkanoate depolymerase: MLYPAYELHRRLTEPARISSALLHRTLSGLPAPLAELRGTRRLKALSEILVQSRPTHVRPDWGIDSVSIAGDEVEVSVRPVLRTPFATLLNFTTPGISGRTPMLLVGPISGHFATLLRPTVRTLLADHDVYVLDWHNARDIPADEGRFGLDEYIDHVLAAMRHLGPDHHALAVCQPAPLVLAAVAVLASADDPAQPRSVTLMAGPIDTRVNPNKINELADRRPLSFYERFLVSRVPRQYPGAGRRVYPGLAQLTAFMSMNIRRHLGSHVELYRALVAGDGATAARIRDFYDEYGAVMDVPAEFYLETLQRVFMEHDLPRGAFTWRGQPVDLSVISRTALLTVEGAEDDMCSPGQTAAAHDLCTGIPAGDHRQHLQPGVGHYGCSRAHAGSPRSTRSSATSSRPGLPPAQRPSRSSTHEDGSRMSTEVFGRSGEERTTPAPRSSVEPVPDDEADALDVVEGGEAVGIPSVAGVLKGVASAFAQPGPVTRGAARLARDLVSIGRGTDDHTPHPKDKRFADPAWSTNPIFRRLAQSYLALGAELNRLVDEYENGSADWHDVERARFAVSALTSALSPTNQLPTNPAALKRAFDTAGASVLRGARQFAHDVRHNGGLPTQTDRTAFTVGEDLGVTPGDVIHRDEVAELIEYRPSTATVHERPLLIIPPPIGRFYFLDLRPGRSFVEYAVSRGLRVFMLSWRNPTAEQADWDIDTYARRILSAVDIVKDVAGVEDVNSLGFCAGGILQTAVLGHLAAKGEHGIHAASYGVTLLDFGVRAPIGAFSAPQALEMARADSRRKGVITAQSLATVFSWMRPDDLIFNYVVNNWLMGERPPVFDILAWNADGTNLPAALHSQFLDIFRSNTLAEDRLEVLGTPIELGEITAPVFVTGALNDHLTPWTGCYRTTELVGGPSTFVLSNAGHIASLVNPPGNPKASYFIGGDSSDGPEQWRATAEKRQGTWWEAWADWVVGRSGDERPAPTSGGDAHHPPLEPAPGSYVVDRIPSSR, encoded by the coding sequence ATGCTCTACCCCGCCTACGAACTGCATCGGCGACTCACCGAGCCGGCCCGGATCTCGTCCGCGCTGCTCCACCGCACCCTGTCCGGCCTGCCCGCGCCGCTCGCGGAGCTCCGCGGGACCCGCCGGCTCAAGGCCCTCAGTGAGATACTCGTGCAGTCGCGGCCCACCCACGTCCGTCCGGACTGGGGGATCGACTCGGTCTCGATCGCGGGCGACGAGGTCGAGGTCTCCGTCCGACCGGTGCTGCGGACGCCGTTCGCCACCCTGCTGAACTTCACCACACCGGGGATCAGCGGGCGGACGCCGATGCTGCTCGTGGGCCCGATCTCGGGGCACTTCGCCACGCTGCTGCGCCCCACGGTCCGCACCCTGCTGGCCGACCACGACGTCTACGTCCTGGACTGGCACAACGCCCGGGACATCCCGGCGGACGAGGGCCGGTTCGGGCTCGACGAGTACATCGACCACGTGCTGGCCGCCATGCGCCACCTCGGTCCGGACCACCACGCCCTCGCGGTCTGCCAGCCGGCGCCGCTGGTCCTCGCCGCTGTGGCCGTACTGGCGTCCGCGGACGACCCCGCCCAGCCACGCAGCGTGACGCTGATGGCGGGACCGATCGACACCCGGGTCAACCCGAACAAGATCAATGAGCTCGCGGACCGCCGTCCCCTGTCCTTCTACGAGCGGTTCCTGGTCTCGCGGGTCCCCCGCCAGTACCCGGGGGCCGGGAGGCGCGTCTACCCGGGACTGGCCCAGTTGACCGCGTTCATGTCGATGAACATCCGGCGGCACCTGGGCTCGCACGTGGAGCTCTACCGAGCGCTGGTCGCGGGCGACGGGGCGACCGCCGCGCGGATCCGCGACTTCTACGACGAGTACGGGGCGGTCATGGACGTCCCGGCCGAGTTCTACCTGGAGACGCTGCAGCGCGTCTTCATGGAGCACGACCTACCGCGCGGCGCGTTCACCTGGCGCGGACAACCGGTCGACCTCTCCGTCATCAGCAGAACCGCGCTGCTCACCGTCGAGGGGGCCGAGGACGACATGTGCTCGCCCGGGCAGACCGCAGCAGCCCACGACCTGTGCACCGGGATCCCCGCCGGGGACCACCGTCAGCACTTGCAGCCGGGCGTCGGGCACTACGGGTGTTCGCGGGCTCACGCTGGGAGTCCGAGATCTACCCGGTCATCCGCGACTTCGTCGCGGCCCGGTCTGCCACCCGCACAGCGTCCTAGTCGATCGTCCACGCATGAGGATGGGAGCCGCATGAGCACAGAGGTCTTCGGCCGCAGCGGCGAGGAGCGGACCACCCCAGCACCGCGGTCGTCGGTGGAGCCCGTTCCGGACGACGAAGCCGATGCCCTCGATGTGGTCGAGGGTGGAGAGGCGGTCGGCATCCCGTCGGTCGCCGGGGTCCTGAAAGGGGTCGCCTCGGCGTTCGCGCAGCCCGGACCCGTCACCCGAGGCGCCGCCCGGCTCGCGCGGGACCTCGTCTCGATCGGGCGCGGCACCGACGACCACACACCCCACCCGAAGGACAAGCGATTCGCCGACCCGGCCTGGTCGACGAACCCGATCTTCCGTCGGCTCGCCCAGAGCTACCTCGCTCTGGGCGCAGAACTGAACCGTCTGGTCGACGAGTACGAGAACGGCTCGGCGGACTGGCACGACGTCGAGCGGGCACGGTTCGCGGTGTCCGCGCTGACCAGCGCGTTGTCGCCGACGAACCAGCTGCCGACGAATCCCGCAGCGTTGAAGCGGGCCTTCGACACCGCGGGGGCGAGTGTCCTGCGAGGGGCCCGCCAGTTCGCCCACGACGTCCGGCACAACGGCGGACTCCCCACACAGACCGACCGCACCGCCTTCACCGTGGGCGAGGATCTGGGTGTCACCCCAGGTGACGTCATCCACCGCGACGAGGTGGCCGAGCTGATCGAGTACCGGCCGAGCACCGCGACCGTCCACGAGCGGCCCCTGCTGATCATCCCGCCGCCGATCGGCCGCTTCTACTTCCTGGACCTGCGGCCCGGACGCAGCTTCGTGGAGTACGCGGTGAGCCGCGGGCTGCGCGTGTTCATGCTCAGCTGGCGCAACCCCACCGCAGAGCAGGCGGACTGGGACATCGACACCTACGCCCGCCGGATCCTGAGCGCCGTCGACATCGTCAAGGACGTGGCGGGCGTCGAGGACGTCAACAGCCTCGGGTTCTGCGCCGGGGGCATTCTGCAGACCGCCGTCCTGGGCCACCTCGCCGCGAAGGGCGAGCACGGCATCCACGCCGCGTCCTACGGCGTCACCCTGCTGGACTTCGGCGTACGCGCCCCGATCGGGGCCTTCTCCGCCCCGCAGGCGCTGGAGATGGCCCGCGCGGACTCGCGGCGCAAGGGGGTCATCACGGCGCAGTCGCTGGCCACCGTGTTCAGCTGGATGCGGCCCGACGACCTTATTTTCAACTACGTCGTCAACAACTGGCTGATGGGCGAGCGTCCCCCGGTCTTCGACATCCTGGCCTGGAACGCGGACGGGACGAACCTGCCCGCGGCGCTGCACTCCCAGTTCCTCGACATCTTCCGATCCAACACCCTCGCGGAGGACCGGCTCGAGGTACTGGGCACGCCGATCGAGCTCGGCGAGATCACGGCCCCGGTGTTCGTCACGGGCGCGCTGAACGACCACCTCACTCCCTGGACCGGCTGCTACCGGACCACCGAGCTGGTGGGCGGACCGAGCACGTTCGTCCTGAGCAACGCCGGCCACATCGCCAGCCTGGTCAACCCACCTGGGAACCCGAAGGCGAGCTACTTCATCGGAGGAGACTCTTCTGACGGTCCCGAGCAGTGGCGTGCCACCGCGGAGAAGCGCCAGGGCACGTGGTGGGAGGCGTGGGCCGACTGGGTCGTGGGAAGGTCAGGCGACGAACGACCGGCACCCACCTCGGGAGGCGACGCCCATCATCCGCCGCTGGAGCCGGCGCCGGGCTCCTACGTCGTGGACCGCATCCCCTCCTCGAGGTGA
- a CDS encoding FAD-dependent monooxygenase has protein sequence MSVRGHHQPRVIVVGAGPVGLTLAIDLGRRGIPVTVVERKAAPADLPKMERSNARTMELFRRLGIADRVRAVGLPADVPMDVYVTTRVVDEPILHLAYPSPAEAAELARATHDGSLPLESQQLVSQYALEPLLRDVAQEQPTVDLRYGCDVASFAQDADGVTARLTRADGGTEELRAEYLVGCDGGASTVRKALGIALSGKGGLATLRQVFFRSPDLIERVPVAGRARHFYFADGDARMIGTAMVVQGDQRHFTFHTGLPEDTDFVPVIREKIGAPVEVEVLAVTSWTLHLLVADRYRDGRVLLAGDSAHLVIPQGGLGMNTGIGDATDLAWKLAGTLQGWGGPGLLDSYENDRRQVALRNVQASEYAATGTAQWRAASTDQVAQDTPEGARVRAQVRELADVHQRKGHEMTGIELGYRYLGSPVISYRPTDPSDDGFAYTYRPRSEPGFRLPHLCCADGRSVHDLLGDGYSLLRLAGTTADTEKLEAGIRGTGARLDVLDLPEPHLREAYGADLLLLRPDLHVAWRSDTPPADPAELAALVTGRS, from the coding sequence GTGAGCGTGCGAGGCCACCACCAGCCCCGCGTGATCGTCGTCGGCGCCGGCCCGGTCGGGCTGACCCTGGCGATCGACCTCGGCCGCCGCGGCATCCCCGTGACCGTCGTCGAGCGCAAGGCGGCGCCCGCGGACCTGCCGAAGATGGAGCGCAGCAACGCCCGCACGATGGAGCTGTTCCGGCGCCTCGGCATCGCCGACCGGGTCCGCGCGGTCGGGTTGCCCGCCGACGTGCCGATGGACGTCTACGTCACCACCCGCGTCGTCGACGAGCCGATCCTGCACCTGGCCTACCCGTCGCCCGCGGAGGCGGCCGAGCTGGCCCGCGCCACGCACGACGGGAGCCTGCCGCTCGAGTCTCAGCAGCTCGTCTCGCAGTACGCGCTGGAGCCGCTGCTGCGCGACGTCGCGCAGGAGCAGCCGACGGTCGACCTGCGCTACGGCTGCGACGTCGCGTCCTTCGCGCAGGACGCCGACGGCGTGACCGCCCGGCTGACCCGCGCCGACGGCGGCACGGAGGAGCTGCGGGCGGAGTACCTGGTCGGCTGCGACGGCGGCGCCAGCACCGTCCGCAAGGCCCTCGGCATCGCTCTCTCTGGCAAGGGCGGCCTGGCGACGCTGCGGCAGGTGTTCTTCCGCTCGCCCGACCTCATCGAGCGGGTCCCGGTCGCGGGGCGGGCCCGGCACTTCTACTTCGCCGACGGCGACGCCAGGATGATCGGCACCGCGATGGTGGTGCAGGGCGACCAGCGGCACTTCACCTTCCACACCGGCCTGCCGGAGGACACCGACTTCGTGCCCGTGATCCGGGAGAAGATCGGCGCCCCCGTGGAGGTCGAGGTCCTGGCCGTCACCTCCTGGACGCTGCACCTGCTCGTCGCCGACCGCTACCGCGACGGCCGGGTCCTGCTCGCCGGCGACTCCGCGCACCTGGTGATCCCGCAGGGCGGGCTCGGCATGAACACCGGCATCGGCGACGCGACCGACCTCGCGTGGAAGCTCGCCGGTACCCTGCAGGGCTGGGGCGGGCCGGGGCTGCTCGACTCCTACGAGAACGACCGCCGCCAGGTCGCGCTGCGCAACGTGCAGGCGTCGGAGTACGCGGCCACCGGCACCGCGCAGTGGCGGGCGGCCTCCACAGACCAAGTCGCGCAGGACACGCCGGAGGGCGCCCGGGTCCGGGCGCAGGTCCGCGAGCTGGCGGACGTGCACCAGCGCAAGGGCCACGAGATGACCGGCATCGAGCTGGGCTACCGCTACCTCGGGTCCCCGGTGATCAGCTACCGGCCCACCGACCCGTCCGACGACGGCTTCGCCTACACCTACCGTCCCCGCAGCGAACCCGGGTTCCGGCTGCCGCACCTGTGTTGCGCCGACGGCCGCTCGGTCCACGACCTCCTGGGCGACGGCTACTCCCTGCTCCGGCTGGCCGGGACGACGGCCGACACGGAGAAGCTGGAGGCCGGGATCCGGGGGACCGGAGCGCGGTTGGACGTCCTCGACCTGCCCGAGCCGCACCTGCGCGAGGCCTACGGCGCCGACCTGCTGCTGCTCCGCCCGGACCTGCACGTCGCCTGGCGCAGCGACACCCCGCCCGCCGACCCGGCCGAGCTGGCGGCGCTCGTCACCGGCCGGTCGTAA
- a CDS encoding alpha/beta fold hydrolase: protein MTTLADLSAGHRVDVAGIDTFYLEAGAGDPVLLLHGSGPGVSAWANWQHTIPGLSREYRVLAPDVVGYGATARPDDVRYSLDTWTDHVVGFMDALGLERVSLVGNSLGGRISLALAERHPDRVARMVLMGSPGVGMTLTDGLKALRAYEPSPENMRALLLDYFAVDKSIITDELVRIRYEASVETFDAYRSMFFDPRHAGNDLGITEEQVRAIATPTLLVHGREDKVVPPEVSWTMVNLLRDADLHVFARCGHWTQIERAAEFTDLVAAFLRR from the coding sequence GTGACCACCCTCGCCGACCTGTCCGCGGGCCACCGCGTCGACGTCGCCGGGATCGACACCTTCTACCTCGAGGCCGGTGCGGGCGATCCCGTGCTGCTGCTGCACGGCTCCGGGCCCGGCGTCTCGGCCTGGGCCAACTGGCAGCACACGATCCCGGGCCTGTCGCGCGAGTACCGCGTACTCGCCCCCGACGTCGTCGGCTACGGCGCGACCGCGCGGCCCGATGACGTGCGCTACTCGCTCGACACCTGGACCGACCACGTCGTGGGGTTCATGGACGCCCTCGGGCTCGAGCGCGTCTCGCTCGTCGGCAACTCCCTGGGCGGCCGGATCTCCCTCGCGCTGGCCGAGCGGCACCCCGACCGCGTGGCGCGGATGGTCCTCATGGGTTCGCCCGGCGTCGGCATGACGCTCACCGACGGCCTCAAGGCGCTGCGGGCGTACGAGCCGTCGCCGGAGAACATGCGGGCGCTGCTGCTCGACTACTTCGCGGTCGACAAGTCGATCATCACCGATGAGCTCGTCCGGATCCGGTACGAGGCCAGCGTCGAGACCTTCGACGCCTACCGCTCGATGTTCTTCGACCCCCGCCACGCCGGCAACGACCTCGGCATCACCGAGGAGCAGGTGCGCGCCATCGCCACCCCGACGCTGCTGGTGCACGGGCGCGAGGACAAGGTCGTGCCGCCGGAGGTGTCCTGGACGATGGTCAACCTCCTGCGCGACGCCGACCTCCACGTGTTCGCCCGCTGCGGGCACTGGACCCAGATCGAGCGGGCCGCGGAGTTCACCGACCTCGTCGCCGCGTTCCTCCGGCGGTGA
- a CDS encoding extradiol ring-cleavage dioxygenase: MAEFLGLGLTHYPLLAGTDEHMAGLLRWTLTDPDIPDELKDPATWPDRMRQEWGDDGGRSAATRHRAELVDHLARCRKELDEFRPDYVVVWGDDQYENFREEVVPPFCVLAYDDLEVPAFEVMNERGSPNAWGLPEDFSITLHGDAGRSRTLANKLINDGFDMAYSYRKRAGAHFPHAILNTQLFLDYDHAGAQFPYPLVPITVNCYGQHAIARRGGLARFADIRDEQLDPVGPSPRRCFDLGAAVARAVAGSGDRVAFVASSSWSHAFLVDKDWHLRPDTAADRRLYDAFVAGDTETWRAVTGAEIVDSGQHEMLNWFCLMGAMSELGMALDWSMLVETDVFNSNKCFAVYHQETP, translated from the coding sequence ATGGCGGAGTTCCTCGGGCTCGGGCTGACCCACTACCCGCTGCTGGCGGGCACCGACGAGCACATGGCGGGCCTGCTGCGCTGGACGCTCACCGACCCCGACATCCCCGACGAGCTGAAGGACCCGGCCACGTGGCCCGACCGGATGCGGCAGGAGTGGGGTGATGACGGCGGGCGCTCCGCCGCGACCCGGCACCGCGCCGAGCTCGTCGACCACCTCGCGCGCTGCCGCAAGGAGCTCGACGAGTTCCGCCCCGACTACGTCGTGGTCTGGGGCGACGACCAGTACGAGAACTTCCGCGAGGAGGTCGTGCCGCCGTTCTGCGTGCTGGCCTACGACGACCTCGAGGTGCCCGCGTTCGAGGTGATGAACGAGCGCGGCAGCCCCAACGCGTGGGGCCTGCCCGAGGACTTCTCGATCACGCTGCACGGCGACGCCGGACGGTCGCGGACGCTGGCCAATAAGCTGATCAACGACGGCTTCGACATGGCCTACTCCTACCGCAAGCGGGCCGGCGCGCACTTCCCGCACGCCATCCTCAACACCCAGCTGTTCCTCGACTACGACCACGCCGGCGCGCAGTTCCCCTACCCGCTCGTGCCGATCACGGTGAACTGCTACGGCCAGCACGCGATCGCCCGCCGCGGCGGTCTCGCCCGCTTCGCCGACATCCGCGACGAGCAGCTCGACCCCGTCGGTCCCAGTCCGCGCCGCTGCTTCGATCTGGGCGCCGCCGTCGCGCGTGCGGTGGCGGGCAGCGGCGACCGCGTCGCGTTCGTGGCGTCGTCGAGCTGGTCGCACGCGTTCCTCGTCGACAAGGACTGGCACCTGCGGCCCGACACCGCCGCCGACCGCCGCCTCTACGACGCCTTCGTCGCGGGCGACACCGAGACCTGGCGCGCGGTCACCGGCGCCGAGATCGTCGATTCCGGCCAGCACGAGATGCTCAACTGGTTCTGCCTGATGGGGGCGATGAGCGAGCTGGGCATGGCGCTGGACTGGTCGATGCTGGTCGAGACCGACGTCTTCAACTCCAACAAGTGCTTCGCCGTCTACCACCAGGAGACCCCGTGA
- a CDS encoding FadR/GntR family transcriptional regulator, with protein MPREGTTPSRAQQVAAAIENELLANRTPVGTSLGRRTDLMEHHQVSPMIMNEVLRILRDRGLVVVRPGPGGGVFVASQPPQVRLGALDLWFSESGPDPLDLFEARTHLEDVLTSVAVDRAGPADVRALEWAVEEMRGAAEPRSFLEANLRFHQAIARAARIPVLAGMYEAIAAIVTGNLKRAELLPGHEEMYAHNIEVHAGIAAAIRDHDREALDKLMSLHRHDLVRAVDPSRSPTGHDQKP; from the coding sequence ATGCCGCGCGAGGGCACCACCCCGTCACGCGCCCAGCAGGTGGCCGCGGCCATCGAGAACGAGCTGCTCGCGAACCGCACGCCGGTGGGCACGTCCCTGGGCAGGCGCACCGACCTGATGGAGCACCACCAGGTCAGCCCCATGATCATGAACGAGGTCCTGCGGATCCTGCGCGACCGCGGCCTGGTCGTCGTGCGCCCGGGTCCCGGCGGCGGGGTGTTCGTGGCCAGCCAGCCCCCGCAGGTCCGCCTCGGCGCCCTGGACCTGTGGTTCTCCGAGTCCGGGCCGGACCCGCTGGACCTGTTCGAGGCCCGCACCCACCTGGAGGACGTGCTGACCTCGGTGGCGGTCGACCGGGCCGGGCCCGCCGACGTCCGCGCCCTGGAGTGGGCGGTGGAGGAGATGCGCGGCGCCGCCGAACCGCGCAGCTTCCTGGAGGCCAACCTGCGCTTCCACCAGGCGATCGCGCGCGCGGCGCGGATCCCGGTGCTGGCCGGTATGTACGAGGCGATCGCCGCGATCGTCACCGGCAACCTCAAGCGCGCGGAGCTGCTGCCCGGCCACGAGGAGATGTACGCCCACAACATCGAGGTCCACGCAGGCATCGCCGCGGCCATCCGCGACCACGACCGCGAGGCGCTGGACAAGCTGATGTCGCTGCACCGCCACGACCTGGTCCGGGCCGTGGATCCCTCCCGCTCGCCGACGGGACACGACCAGAAACCTTGA
- a CDS encoding aromatic ring-hydroxylating oxygenase subunit alpha, with protein MTATFDPTRQLAPSGPLVDEDREHHRFRVHRSTMTSPEIHALEMERVFARSWLYVGHESEIRDPGDYVRRPVGGKQIFMVRNKRGEVRVFHNTCTHRGAMVCRKDQGNAKVFQCFYHAWSFDTDGRLVGVPDRDAYGDGLDFGALGLRPVARTESYRGFVFLSYDPGIVDLVEYLAGATEYLDLVVDATGDAEIIRGTNEYAIEANWKLLAENSIDGYHAVPTHDTYFKYLVALGTDLSGGVAGTAKSLGNGHAVLEYSAPWGRPVAKWEPLFGEDSRDEIGRLRADLVAKHGEERARRMCDTNRNMLIYPNLVINDIMAITVRTFMPTSADRMEVTAWEMAPRDELPQLRQRRLDSFLTFLGPGGFATPDDIEALESCQQGFHSGGLEWNDISRGMAREPLANDEEQMRTFWRQWNEQITGGAR; from the coding sequence ATGACCGCGACGTTCGATCCCACCCGACAGCTCGCCCCGTCCGGGCCGCTCGTCGACGAGGACCGCGAGCACCACCGCTTCCGGGTCCACCGCTCGACGATGACCTCGCCCGAGATCCACGCCCTCGAGATGGAGCGGGTGTTCGCCCGCAGCTGGCTCTACGTGGGCCACGAGTCCGAGATCCGCGACCCCGGCGACTACGTCCGCCGTCCGGTTGGCGGCAAGCAGATCTTCATGGTGCGCAACAAGCGCGGCGAGGTGCGCGTCTTCCACAACACCTGCACCCACCGCGGCGCGATGGTGTGCCGCAAGGACCAGGGCAACGCCAAGGTCTTCCAGTGCTTCTACCACGCGTGGTCGTTCGACACGGACGGCCGGCTGGTGGGCGTGCCCGACCGCGACGCCTACGGCGACGGGCTCGACTTCGGCGCGCTCGGGCTGCGCCCGGTGGCCCGCACCGAGTCCTACCGCGGGTTCGTCTTCCTCAGCTACGACCCCGGCATCGTCGACCTCGTCGAGTACCTGGCCGGGGCCACGGAGTACCTCGACCTCGTCGTCGACGCCACCGGCGACGCCGAGATCATCCGCGGCACCAACGAGTACGCGATCGAGGCGAACTGGAAGCTGCTCGCCGAGAACAGCATCGACGGCTACCACGCCGTGCCGACCCACGACACCTACTTCAAGTACCTCGTGGCGCTGGGCACCGACCTGTCCGGCGGGGTCGCGGGCACGGCGAAGAGCCTGGGCAACGGCCACGCGGTCCTGGAGTACTCCGCGCCGTGGGGCCGGCCGGTCGCGAAGTGGGAGCCGCTGTTCGGCGAGGACTCCCGCGACGAGATCGGGCGGCTGCGCGCCGACCTCGTCGCCAAGCACGGGGAGGAGCGGGCCCGGCGCATGTGCGACACCAACCGCAACATGCTGATCTACCCCAACCTCGTGATCAACGACATCATGGCGATCACCGTGCGCACCTTCATGCCGACCTCCGCCGACCGCATGGAGGTCACCGCCTGGGAGATGGCGCCCCGCGACGAGCTGCCGCAGCTGCGCCAGCGCCGCCTAGACAGCTTCCTCACCTTCCTCGGCCCCGGCGGCTTCGCCACCCCCGACGACATCGAGGCGCTCGAGTCCTGCCAGCAGGGCTTCCACAGCGGCGGCCTGGAGTGGAACGACATCTCCCGCGGCATGGCTCGCGAACCCCTGGCCAACGACGAGGAGCAGATGCGCACGTTCTGGCGGCAGTGGAACGAGCAGATCACCGGGGGTGCGCGATGA
- a CDS encoding aromatic-ring-hydroxylating dioxygenase subunit beta: MTVTDEPAAVVVGPAVGDPAAVTRAQVEDFLYAEAELLDAWDLDTWITLYTDDCHYVVPCNDTPDGDPSRDLVLIDDNALRLRSRIERLGSRKAHREYPHSTTSHQVTNVRLRPVEGSGPGAELPVVAEFTVWRFRGERSTTYVGRYQYRLRVVDGRLRIASKRATLAMGSLRQVHDVAIIL; this comes from the coding sequence ATGACCGTCACCGACGAGCCCGCCGCCGTCGTCGTCGGCCCCGCGGTCGGCGATCCGGCCGCGGTCACCCGCGCCCAGGTCGAGGACTTCCTCTACGCCGAGGCCGAGCTGCTCGACGCCTGGGACCTCGACACCTGGATCACGCTCTACACCGACGACTGCCACTACGTCGTGCCCTGCAACGACACGCCCGACGGCGACCCCTCCCGCGACCTCGTCCTCATCGACGACAACGCGCTGCGGCTGCGCTCGCGCATCGAGCGGCTCGGCAGCCGCAAGGCCCACCGCGAGTACCCGCACTCCACCACCAGCCACCAGGTCACCAACGTGCGGCTGCGCCCGGTGGAGGGCTCCGGTCCCGGCGCGGAGCTGCCGGTCGTCGCCGAGTTCACGGTGTGGCGCTTCCGCGGCGAGCGCTCCACCACCTACGTGGGCCGGTACCAGTACCGCCTGCGGGTGGTCGACGGGCGGCTGCGGATCGCCTCGAAGCGGGCGACGCTGGCGATGGGCAGCCTGCGGCAGGTCCACGACGTCGCGATCATCCTGTGA